One Comamonas odontotermitis genomic window, AAGAAGTAAACTACGAAAAGAGTCGACTTCGCGTTTCTGTTATGATATTCGGCCGCTCAACTCCTGTTGAGCTCGAATTTGGTCAGGTTGAGAAGACGTAAGTCTTTTTTATTGAAAACCTGATTTCTTTTCAGGCACTTACGGACTCGGTGCCTAAACAGAGTCTTAACCCCGGGGAGCCTGTTCGATTGTTGTGCAGGCGTTTGTACCCGCAAGGAGCTAAAAATGGCAAAGAAAATTGTCGGCTTCATCAAGCTGCAAGTACCAGCTGGTAAGGCCAATCCATCGCCACCTATCGGTCCCGCACTGGGTCAGCGTGGTTTGAACATCATGGAATTCTGCAAGGCGTTCAACGCCCAGACCCAAGGTGTTGAACCAGGTCTGCCACTGCCTGTGGTGATCACCGCTTTTGCGGACAAGAGCTTCACCTTCGTGATCAAGACCCCACCTGCAACGGTGCTGATCAAGAAGGCTATCAAGCTGGACAAGGGTTCGTCCAATCCTCTGGCTAACAAGGTTGGTAAGATCACCCGCGCTCAGCTGGAAGAGATCGCCAAGACCAAGCTGAAGGACATGAACGCCGCTGATGTGGACGCAGCTGTGCGTACGCTGGCTGGTTCTGCCCGTTCCATGGGCGTTACGGTGGAGGGCCTCTGAGATGGCAAAGTTGACCAAGAAGCAAAAAGCCCTGCAAGGCAAGGTGGACACCACCAAGCTGTACGCATTCGCTGATGCAGTCGCTCTCGTCAAGGAAGCTGCGACGGCCAAGTTTGATGAATCCATCGACGTGGCAATTCAGTTGGGCGTGGATGCCAAGAAGTCGGACCAAGTGGTGCGTGGTGCCGTGGTGCTGCCTCACGGTACTGGCAAGACCACTCGCGTTGCCGTGTTTGCACAAGGCGCCAAGGCTGAAGAAGCCAAGGCTGCAGGTGCTGACGTGGTGGGTATGGACGACCTGGCTGCAGAAGTCAAGGCCGGCAACATGCCTTTCGACGTGGTGATCGCTGCTCCTGACGCCATGCGCGTTGTGGGTACCCTGGGTCAGATCCTGGGCCCACGTGGCCTGATGCCAAACCCCAAGGTTGGCACGGTAACCCCTGATGTGGCAACGGCTGTGAAGAACGCCAAGGCTGGTCAGGTGCAGTTCCGCGTTGACAAGGCTGGTATCGTTCACTCGACCATTGGCCGCCGTTCGTTCGAGAACGTCAAGCTGCAAGGCAATCTGGCTGCACTGGTTGATGCTCTGAACAAGGCCAAGCCTGCTTCGAGCAAGGGCCTGTACCTGCGCAAGGTGGCAGTGTCGTCCACGATGGGTGTGGGCGTCCGTGTTGACGCACAAACCATCGCAGCGTAATTGCTAAAAAATCGTCAGACTGGCGCTTGGCGCCCGTCTGGTGTGGTGGGCTGCTATGGATTTTGAATAAATTTCCATGGCGGGCCATCCAAGACCGTTGGTGTGATGCAAGATCACTTAAATCTCTGGCCAACGCAGATGGCGATCCCGCTGCAGATGGATGAATTTCCGAAACAGTTGGTCGCTGCAACAAGAGCGCGCATGAGGGGCTTGCCCCGATTTGCGCATTTGAAGGAGTAGACCTTGAGTCTGAATCGCAGTGAGAAAGAAGCGGTCATCAATGAAGTGACCAGCCTCGCCGCTAAAGCTCAAACGCTTGTGTTCGCGGAATACCGCGGCATCACGGTCGCTGACATGACGAAGCTGCGTGTGGAAGCACGCAAGCAAGGCGTGACGCTGAGTGTTCTGAAGAACACCCTGGCTCGTCGCGCTGTTGCTGGTAGCAGCTTTGAAGTGGTGGCTGACCAGATGACCGGCCCGCTGATCTACGGTTTCTCTGAAGATGCAATCGCCGCTGCCAAGGTGGTGGCCGATTTCGCGAAGACCAACGACAAGTTGGTGATTCGCGGTGGTGCATTCGAAGGAAAGGCGTTGGACGCTAACAGCGTTAAGCAACTGGCAAGCGTGCCTTCCAAGGAAGTGCTGCTGGCCCAATTGTGTGGCTTGCTCATGTCGCCAATCTCGCGTACCGCCGTTGTGCTGGGCGCGCTGGCGGCCAAAAAGGGCGAAGGCGCCGAAGTTGCTGCAGCTTAAGCGCGGCAAAACCAACCGAAATATTTAGGAAATCAAAATGGCATTCGATAAAGACGCATTCCTGACCGCTCTGGACAGCATGACTGTTCTGGAACTGAACGACCTGGTCAAGGCAATTGAAGAGAAGTTTGGCGTGAGCGCTGCTGCTATGGCCGCTCCTGCTGCTGGTGGTGGTGGCGGTGCTGCTGCTGCTGAAGAAAAGACCGAGTTCAACCTGGTGCTGGCTGAAGCTGGCTCCAACAAGGTTGGCGTGATCAAGGCCGTGCGTGAAATCACCGGTCTGGGTCTGAAGGAAGCCAAGGACATGGTCGACGGCGCTCCTAAGGTTCTGAAGGAAGCTATGCCGAAGGCTGACGCCGAAGCTGCTGCCAAGAAGCTGACCGAAGCTGGTGCAAAGGCCGAACTCAAGTAATTGAGGGCTTTTTCAAGGCTGGAGTACCCGAAAAGGTGCTCCAGCCTTTGGTGCTTCTGGAAAAGCCTTTGTACAGAGGCCACCACAAAACATTCTGATCAGATTGTTTTGTAGTGTTTTCTAACATCCGACACTAGAAAACCCCTTGGTTCGGGTGGTGTGCAATGCACCACCGTCTGCCATGGTTGGTAGTGGCCAACCCGCCAAGCTGCAGCCCCTTTGAGGGGTTTGTCGTCGAAGACCCAGGACTCATGTCTTTGCCCGGAGATCTCATGGCCTATTCTTACACCGAACGCAAGCGAATTCGCAAAAGTTTCGGCAGCCGCGATAGCGTGCTCGAAGTGCCTTACCTGTTGCAAATGCAAAAAGATGCTTATACGGCATTCTTGCAATCAGGCACGGCCCCCAAAAAACGTACCGACGAAGGCCTGCAAGCGGCTTTCACTTCTGCCTTCCCGATTGTCTCCCACAACGGCTTCGTGGAAATGAAGTTTGTGGAGTACAACCTGGCCAAGCCAGCGTTCGACGTGCGCGAATGCCAGACCCGTGGTCTGACCTTCTCCTCGGCTGTGCGTGCTAAGGTGCAATTGATCATTTACGACCGTGAGTCCTCCACGCCGCAGTCCAAGGTGGTCAAGGAAGTGAAGGAGCAGGAAGTCTACATGGGCGAAGTGCCCCTGATGACCGACAAGGGCTCGTTCATTGTCAACGGTACCGAGCGTGTGATCGTCTCGCAGCTGCACCGCTCGCCAGGCGTGTTCTTCGAACACGACAAGGGCAAGACCCACAGCTCGGGCAAGCTGCTGTTCTCGGCGCGCATCATCCCTTACCGCGGTTCGTGGCTCGACTTCGAGTTCGATCCCAAGGACCTGCTGTACTTCCGCGTGGACCGTCGCCGCAAGATGCCGGTGTCGATCCTGCTGAAGGCCATTGGCATGACGCCTGAGTCTATCCTGGCGACCTTCTACGAAAACGACAATTTCCGTCTGATGGACAGCGGCGCGCAAATGGAGTTTGTGGCCGACCGTCTGAAGGGTGAAGTTGCGCGTTTCGACATCACCGACAAATCGGGCAAGGTGGTCGTGGCCAAGGACAAGCGCATTACCGCGCGCCACACCCGCGAACTGGAACAATCGGGCACCCAATTTGTCAGCGTGCCAGAAGACTTCCTGCTCGGTCGCGTGGTTGCCAAGAACATCGTTGACCCCGATACCGGCGAGATCATTGCCAAGGCCAACGAAGAGCTGACCGAAGCGCTGCTCAAGAAGCTGCGCAGCGCCGGCATCAAGGATCTGCCTTGCATCTACACGAATGAGCTGAGCCACGGCGCCTACATTTCGCAGACGCTGCGTACCGATGAAACCGTGGACGAGTTCGCTGCCCGCGTAGCCATCTATCGCATGATGCGCCCCGGCGAGCCGCCAACGGAAGATGCGGTGCAGGCGCTGTTCCAGCGTTTGTTCTACAACGAGGACACGTACGACCTGTCGCGCGTGGGCCGCATGAAGTTCAACGCCAAGATCGGCCGCAACACGCCGACGGGCCCGATGGTGCTGTCCAACGAAGACATCCTGGAAGTTGTGAAGATTCTGGTGGATCTGCGCAACGGCAATGGCGAAGTCGACGACATCGACCACCTGGGCAACCGTCGCGTGCGCTGCGTGGGCGAGCTGGCCGAAAACCAGTTCCGCACCGGCCTGGCGCGTATCGAGAAGGCTGTGAAGGAGCGTCTGGGCCAGGCTGAGCAAGAGCCGCTGATGCCTCACGACCTGATCAACAGCAAGCCGATTTCGGCCGCACTGAAGGAATTCTTCGGCGCTTCGCAGCTGTCGCAGTTCATGGACCAGACCAACCCGCTGGCAGAAATCACGCACAAGCGTCGTGTTTCCGCTCTGGGCCCAGGCGGTCTGACCCGCGAGCGTGCAGGCTTTGAAGTGCGTGACGTGCACGTGACCCACTACGGCCGCGTCTGCCCGATCGAAACGCCTGAAGGTCCGAACATCGGCCTGATCAACTCGCTGGCCCTGTACGCTCGCCTGAACGAATACGGTTTCATCGAAACGCCATACCGCCGCGTGGTGGACGGCAAGGTCACG contains:
- the rplK gene encoding 50S ribosomal protein L11, with protein sequence MAKKIVGFIKLQVPAGKANPSPPIGPALGQRGLNIMEFCKAFNAQTQGVEPGLPLPVVITAFADKSFTFVIKTPPATVLIKKAIKLDKGSSNPLANKVGKITRAQLEEIAKTKLKDMNAADVDAAVRTLAGSARSMGVTVEGL
- the rplA gene encoding 50S ribosomal protein L1, producing the protein MAKLTKKQKALQGKVDTTKLYAFADAVALVKEAATAKFDESIDVAIQLGVDAKKSDQVVRGAVVLPHGTGKTTRVAVFAQGAKAEEAKAAGADVVGMDDLAAEVKAGNMPFDVVIAAPDAMRVVGTLGQILGPRGLMPNPKVGTVTPDVATAVKNAKAGQVQFRVDKAGIVHSTIGRRSFENVKLQGNLAALVDALNKAKPASSKGLYLRKVAVSSTMGVGVRVDAQTIAA
- the rplJ gene encoding 50S ribosomal protein L10, with product MSLNRSEKEAVINEVTSLAAKAQTLVFAEYRGITVADMTKLRVEARKQGVTLSVLKNTLARRAVAGSSFEVVADQMTGPLIYGFSEDAIAAAKVVADFAKTNDKLVIRGGAFEGKALDANSVKQLASVPSKEVLLAQLCGLLMSPISRTAVVLGALAAKKGEGAEVAAA
- the rplL gene encoding 50S ribosomal protein L7/L12 — encoded protein: MAFDKDAFLTALDSMTVLELNDLVKAIEEKFGVSAAAMAAPAAGGGGGAAAAEEKTEFNLVLAEAGSNKVGVIKAVREITGLGLKEAKDMVDGAPKVLKEAMPKADAEAAAKKLTEAGAKAELK